In a single window of the Streptomyces sp. HUAS ZL42 genome:
- a CDS encoding carbohydrate ABC transporter permease translates to MSIDATKTREAAAMPPPGTASTKKRVPQGHKRLLTRRDRITLGFMAGVPTVLHVALVWVTALASIALAFTSWDGIGFSSIKWVGLDNFKQLFTDNPQFWPAVEHNIIWFVVLIAVPTPLGLFLAVQLDKKIRFSRVYQTAFFLPVVVSLAVTGFVWQLVYNPDTGLINSLIGANKPGHYIDWIGDPHLNLWAVLIAASWRHTGYMMILYLAGLKGVDPSLREASSLDGANEWQTFKNVIFPTLRPTNTVVLVVTIIEALRAFDLVFVFNKGAQGTELLSILITNNIIGESSRIGYGSAIAVVLLVISLAVIIPYLIATFRKERRA, encoded by the coding sequence ATGAGCATCGACGCCACGAAGACCCGGGAGGCGGCCGCCATGCCGCCTCCGGGCACCGCATCCACCAAGAAGCGTGTTCCGCAGGGCCACAAGCGCCTGCTGACCCGCCGTGACCGCATCACGCTCGGCTTCATGGCCGGCGTGCCCACGGTCCTGCATGTGGCCCTTGTCTGGGTCACCGCCCTCGCCTCCATCGCCCTGGCCTTCACCTCCTGGGACGGCATCGGCTTCAGCTCCATCAAGTGGGTCGGCCTGGACAACTTCAAGCAGCTCTTCACCGACAACCCGCAGTTCTGGCCCGCGGTCGAGCACAACATCATCTGGTTCGTGGTGCTCATCGCCGTCCCGACCCCGCTCGGGCTGTTCCTGGCCGTCCAGCTGGACAAGAAGATCCGCTTCAGCCGCGTCTACCAGACCGCGTTCTTCCTGCCGGTCGTCGTCTCGCTGGCGGTGACCGGCTTCGTCTGGCAGCTCGTCTACAACCCCGACACCGGCCTGATCAACAGCCTGATCGGCGCCAACAAGCCGGGCCACTACATCGACTGGATCGGCGACCCGCACCTCAACCTGTGGGCGGTTCTGATCGCCGCGTCCTGGCGGCACACCGGCTACATGATGATCCTGTACCTGGCCGGCCTGAAGGGCGTCGACCCGTCCCTGCGCGAGGCCTCCTCGCTGGACGGCGCCAACGAGTGGCAGACGTTCAAGAACGTCATCTTCCCGACTCTGCGCCCGACCAACACGGTCGTCCTGGTGGTCACCATCATCGAGGCGCTGCGCGCCTTCGACCTGGTCTTCGTCTTCAACAAGGGCGCCCAGGGCACCGAGCTGCTGTCGATCCTGATCACCAACAACATCATCGGTGAGTCCAGCCGGATCGGTTACGGCTCCGCGATCGCCGTCGTCCTGCTGGTCATCTCCCTCGCGGTCATCATCCCGTACCTGATCGCGACCTTCCGGAAGGAGCGGCGCGCATGA
- a CDS encoding LacI family DNA-binding transcriptional regulator, translating into MTSAAGRSVGSPAPRSADVARVAGVSRKTVSRVLNNEPYVSDEVRQRVLEAADELGYRLNHAARALASGRNRSIGVVALGTAGYGTAMLLVGIEKAVRDAGYALRVVNTPDGDPEGIAGAVMSLLEQGVDGIVVSEPVVEGEVSVRIDVPVLFLGAPPSFPSARTLTVGVGAHALARAATDHLLDLGHTTVHHLAGPGRWYASTDRIDGWRAALAARGAQEPPVIRGDWSPESGYAAGRTLAADSSVTAVFVAGDEMAIGLIHALREAGRRVPEDVSVVGFDGNPVFAYVTPPLTTVRQPFDAAAGEGIKLLVHAIEKPETELPAASEPPVELVVRGSTAPPPSHQGQTVLRAT; encoded by the coding sequence ATGACATCAGCGGCAGGGCGCAGCGTGGGTTCTCCCGCACCGCGCAGCGCGGACGTGGCCCGCGTGGCCGGCGTTTCGCGCAAGACGGTGTCGCGGGTCCTCAACAATGAGCCGTATGTCTCAGACGAGGTCCGGCAACGCGTCCTCGAAGCCGCCGACGAACTCGGATACCGGCTGAACCACGCGGCCAGGGCGCTGGCCTCGGGGCGGAATCGCTCCATCGGCGTCGTCGCCCTGGGGACGGCCGGGTACGGAACCGCGATGCTCCTCGTGGGCATCGAGAAGGCTGTGCGCGACGCCGGGTACGCACTGCGTGTGGTCAATACGCCGGACGGGGACCCCGAAGGCATTGCCGGCGCGGTGATGTCCCTCCTGGAACAGGGAGTTGACGGGATCGTCGTCTCCGAGCCCGTCGTGGAAGGAGAGGTCTCCGTCCGCATCGACGTGCCGGTCTTGTTCCTGGGCGCGCCGCCGTCCTTCCCCTCCGCCCGGACCCTGACTGTGGGCGTCGGCGCCCATGCGCTGGCACGGGCGGCCACCGATCATCTGCTGGACCTGGGGCACACGACCGTTCACCACCTGGCCGGCCCCGGTCGCTGGTACGCGTCCACGGACCGTATCGACGGCTGGCGGGCGGCGTTGGCCGCACGGGGGGCACAGGAACCGCCGGTGATCCGGGGTGACTGGTCACCCGAATCCGGTTACGCGGCAGGCCGCACGCTGGCTGCGGACAGCTCGGTGACGGCGGTGTTCGTGGCGGGTGACGAGATGGCCATCGGCCTGATCCACGCCTTGCGCGAGGCCGGCCGGCGTGTGCCGGAGGACGTCAGCGTCGTCGGCTTCGACGGCAACCCCGTCTTCGCCTACGTCACTCCTCCCCTGACCACCGTGCGTCAGCCCTTCGACGCTGCGGCAGGAGAGGGCATCAAACTGCTCGTGCATGCCATCGAAAAGCCGGAGACCGAGCTGCCTGCGGCGAGCGAGCCACCGGTCGAACTCGTCGTCCGCGGCTCGACCGCACCCCCGCCGTCCCACCAGGGTCAGACGGTACTTCGCGCCACCTGA
- a CDS encoding carbohydrate ABC transporter permease — protein MSQTLTPPQTAPALRPDRHRGRAVWEEKPTVAGQTLKGGVLLLVLAAVLVPLYIVVLTSFSTPGAINRAGGLVLWPDGLTLGAYQQMLTDGPVTRAVLVSLCITVIGTVLSMVVSVMCAYGLSRSRSLGHRSILMVLIVTMFVSGGLIPTYLVVTGLGGYGQYWALILPSAVSVFNILVLRSFYSGTAADLIDAARMDGCSEWRILWSVVLPTSRAVTAVVALFYAVGYWNAFFNVMLYMPTDSAKWPLQYVLLEYVNYGLTMPGSVNNGFGGIHAQTAPQSLQMAVVVLTLIPILLVYPFMQKHFKTGVLTGAIKG, from the coding sequence ATGAGCCAGACGCTGACTCCCCCGCAGACCGCCCCCGCCCTCCGGCCCGACCGCCACCGCGGTCGTGCCGTCTGGGAGGAGAAGCCGACCGTCGCCGGGCAGACACTCAAGGGCGGCGTCCTCCTCCTGGTCCTCGCCGCCGTACTGGTGCCGCTCTACATCGTCGTGCTCACGAGCTTCTCCACCCCCGGCGCCATCAACCGCGCCGGCGGACTGGTGCTCTGGCCCGACGGTCTCACCCTCGGCGCCTACCAGCAGATGCTCACCGACGGCCCCGTCACCCGCGCCGTCCTGGTCAGCCTCTGCATCACGGTCATCGGCACGGTGCTGTCCATGGTGGTCTCGGTGATGTGCGCCTACGGACTCTCCCGGTCCCGCTCGCTCGGCCACCGCAGCATCCTGATGGTGCTGATCGTCACCATGTTCGTCAGCGGCGGGCTGATCCCCACCTACCTCGTCGTCACCGGCCTCGGCGGCTACGGCCAGTACTGGGCGCTGATCCTGCCCAGCGCCGTCTCCGTCTTCAACATCCTGGTGCTGCGCTCCTTCTACTCCGGCACCGCCGCAGACCTCATCGACGCGGCACGGATGGACGGGTGCAGCGAATGGCGCATCCTCTGGTCCGTGGTGCTGCCCACCTCCCGCGCGGTCACCGCGGTCGTGGCCCTCTTCTACGCCGTCGGCTACTGGAACGCGTTCTTCAACGTGATGCTCTACATGCCGACCGACAGCGCCAAGTGGCCACTGCAGTACGTGCTCTTGGAGTACGTCAATTACGGCTTGACCATGCCCGGATCGGTCAACAACGGCTTCGGCGGTATCCACGCGCAGACAGCGCCCCAGTCGCTGCAGATGGCCGTGGTGGTGCTGACGCTGATCCCGATCCTGCTTGTGTATCCCTTCATGCAGAAGCACTTCAAGACCGGCGTACTCACCGGGGCCATCAAGGGCTGA
- a CDS encoding ABC transporter substrate-binding protein: MRLSSPGQPLPGTSRRAVLRGLGGAALLGAGIPLLSACGGSGTASDPKTVTLGSNASDAVPKKAFAEIYAAFKKQSGITVDVNTKDHNTFQEQINSYLQGTPDDVFNWFAGYRMQFFAAKGLTTAIDDVWAKIGDNFPDAMKKLSKGADGKYYFVPITTYPWAIFYRKSVFQQHGYTVPTTWDQLVALCKQMKKDGLVPIAFGDKDAWPAMGTFDQINFRTNGYDFHVELMAGKVSWTDAKVKATFDHWAEILPYHQDGSLGRTWQDAAQTLVSKKAGMYLLGSFVAQQFTNKADLDDLDFFAFPEINSAYGQDTVEAPTDGFMVSKSPKNHDGVVKLLEFLGTPEAEAIYLKADPSVVAASSKADTSTYSTLQKKAFEMISGAKSLTQFMDRDSRPDFTSTVMQPALQKFVRDPKGVDGLLSSIERQKKTIFASS, encoded by the coding sequence ATGCGCCTTTCATCCCCTGGTCAGCCCCTGCCTGGTACCAGCCGCCGCGCCGTGCTGCGCGGACTCGGTGGGGCCGCTCTGCTCGGTGCCGGCATACCGTTGCTGTCCGCGTGCGGCGGCAGCGGTACTGCGTCCGACCCGAAAACCGTCACCCTCGGCTCCAACGCGTCCGACGCCGTCCCCAAGAAGGCGTTCGCCGAGATCTACGCGGCGTTCAAGAAGCAGTCCGGGATCACGGTCGACGTGAACACCAAGGACCACAACACCTTCCAGGAGCAGATCAACTCCTATCTGCAGGGCACCCCGGACGACGTGTTCAACTGGTTCGCCGGCTACCGCATGCAGTTCTTCGCGGCCAAGGGCCTGACCACCGCCATCGACGACGTGTGGGCAAAAATCGGGGACAACTTCCCCGACGCGATGAAGAAGCTGAGCAAGGGCGCGGACGGCAAGTACTACTTCGTGCCGATCACGACGTACCCCTGGGCGATCTTCTACCGCAAGAGCGTCTTCCAGCAGCACGGCTACACCGTCCCCACCACCTGGGACCAACTCGTCGCCCTGTGCAAGCAGATGAAGAAGGACGGCCTGGTCCCGATCGCGTTCGGCGACAAGGACGCCTGGCCCGCGATGGGCACCTTCGACCAGATCAACTTCCGTACCAACGGCTACGACTTCCACGTCGAGCTGATGGCGGGCAAGGTCTCCTGGACCGACGCGAAGGTCAAGGCCACCTTCGACCACTGGGCCGAGATCCTCCCCTACCACCAGGACGGTTCCCTCGGCCGCACCTGGCAGGACGCCGCGCAGACCCTGGTGTCCAAGAAGGCCGGCATGTACCTCCTCGGCTCCTTCGTCGCGCAGCAGTTCACCAACAAGGCCGACCTGGACGACCTCGACTTCTTCGCCTTCCCGGAGATCAACTCCGCGTACGGCCAGGACACCGTCGAGGCCCCCACCGACGGCTTCATGGTCAGCAAGAGCCCGAAGAACCACGACGGCGTGGTGAAACTGCTGGAGTTCCTGGGCACTCCGGAGGCCGAGGCGATCTACCTCAAGGCCGACCCGAGCGTGGTGGCCGCCTCCAGCAAGGCCGACACCTCCACCTACTCGACGCTGCAGAAGAAGGCTTTCGAGATGATCAGCGGTGCCAAGAGCCTCACACAGTTCATGGACCGCGACAGCCGGCCGGACTTCACCTCCACGGTGATGCAGCCCGCGCTGCAGAAGTTCGTCCGCGACCCCAAGGGAGTCGACGGTCTGCTGTCCTCGATCGAGCGCCAGAAGAAGACGATCTTCGCGTCCTCGTAG
- a CDS encoding carbohydrate ABC transporter permease, protein MSTNAAALGKQRTPVRPARILLHTFLVVTALAWLAPLLWAVFAALRPYSETSTKGYVSWPDKLSLDNFKNAFEQSDMLHYFGNTLIIAVPAVLITLLLSSMVAFYVSRFDFRLNIFLLLVFTAGNLLPQQVIITPLYRMYLLIDLPGITVSGKLYDSALGLVLIHVAFQSGFCAFVLSNYMRMLPHELTEAALVDGASVWRMYWQIVLPLCKPAMAALATLLSIWIYNDFFWAIVLISTGENMPITSALNNLSGQYFTDPNLIAAGALLTAIPTLIVYFVLQRQFVSGLTLGANKG, encoded by the coding sequence ATGAGCACCAACGCCGCGGCGCTCGGCAAGCAGCGCACTCCCGTCCGCCCCGCCCGGATCCTGCTGCACACCTTCCTGGTGGTCACCGCGCTGGCCTGGCTCGCCCCGCTGCTGTGGGCGGTGTTCGCGGCCCTGCGCCCTTACTCGGAGACCAGCACCAAGGGATACGTGTCCTGGCCGGACAAGCTGAGCCTCGACAACTTCAAGAACGCGTTCGAGCAGTCGGACATGCTGCACTACTTCGGCAACACGCTGATCATCGCGGTCCCGGCCGTGCTGATCACGCTGCTGCTGTCGTCGATGGTCGCGTTCTACGTCAGCCGCTTCGACTTCCGGCTCAACATCTTCCTGCTGCTGGTCTTCACGGCCGGCAACCTGCTGCCGCAGCAGGTCATCATCACCCCGCTGTACCGGATGTACCTGCTCATCGACCTGCCCGGCATCACGGTGAGCGGCAAGCTGTACGACTCCGCGCTCGGGCTCGTGTTGATCCATGTGGCGTTCCAGTCGGGCTTCTGCGCCTTCGTGCTCAGCAACTACATGCGGATGCTGCCGCACGAGCTGACCGAGGCCGCCCTCGTCGACGGCGCCTCGGTGTGGCGGATGTACTGGCAGATCGTGCTGCCCCTGTGCAAACCCGCGATGGCCGCCCTCGCGACCCTGCTCTCCATCTGGATCTACAACGACTTCTTCTGGGCCATCGTGCTGATCTCCACCGGCGAGAACATGCCGATCACCTCGGCCCTGAACAACCTCTCCGGCCAGTACTTCACCGACCCCAACCTGATCGCCGCGGGCGCCCTGCTCACCGCGATCCCCACCCTGATCGTGTACTTCGTGCTGCAGCGGCAGTTCGTCAGCGGCCTCACCCTCGGCGCCAACAAGGGCTGA
- a CDS encoding RICIN domain-containing protein, translated as MFPARTGARPGAAPRSRPLSLLSTVFALLAVVATLVLPAAGRADALARPSQTMYTPPSNAPSPGSFYPRALRLEHNGSANGTILSTFEQYTSGTPVFPIYRSTDNGNSWTKISDVTDTQNGWGMRWEPQLFELPTAMGDFPAGTILAAGDSVPSDRSASKIDLYASTDRGQTWSFVTNIATGGPAFSTNGYTPVWEPFFLMNGNRLIVYYSDQRDTAHGQKIVHQVSTDVRTWGPVVDDVAMPNYADRPGMPVVTQLPNGNYVMTHEYCGAPEGGCSVYYHISADPEAFASAPGQVLRATDGIIPSGAPYITWLPAGGPNGTLVVSGDTQDDLFVNTQNGAAGAWTHIRSNVAGGYSRGMLPLPDGHSLLVLSGGRARSTGVNPVTYSTIDLGGGVSDGATYTVANANSNLQLAIAGGSTANGTYATQQNADNATDQQWRFVQQSSGYFKIFNVATGKVLGVENQSTTDGAKILQWDDNGTLDHEWAVAPSPAGGYTITNRVTGKYLEIPNASTATGTTAGQWSGTGCACQRWNLTQTALPPLGTGQYVLVNKNSGKYLDIPKDSTSAGTAADQWQNSACFCQLFTFQSAGGGAWTVKGVSSNLNLDIGSGSTAAGAAVVQNTPSTAGSQKWTLTDAGNGYYKLKNVNSGLAVGVAQSSTANGASVIQWNDLNVDDQLWKIVRIN; from the coding sequence ATGTTCCCTGCCCGAACAGGCGCCAGACCCGGCGCCGCTCCGCGTTCCCGTCCCCTCTCCCTCCTGTCGACGGTCTTCGCCCTGCTGGCCGTGGTGGCGACGCTGGTTCTGCCGGCCGCCGGGCGGGCGGATGCCCTGGCCCGTCCGTCGCAGACGATGTACACCCCGCCCTCGAACGCGCCCTCGCCCGGTTCGTTCTATCCGCGGGCGCTGCGTCTGGAGCACAACGGCTCGGCCAACGGCACGATTCTGTCGACGTTCGAGCAGTACACCTCCGGCACCCCGGTCTTCCCGATCTACCGCAGCACCGACAACGGCAACTCCTGGACGAAGATCTCCGACGTCACCGACACGCAGAACGGCTGGGGCATGCGCTGGGAGCCCCAGTTGTTCGAACTGCCCACCGCGATGGGCGACTTCCCCGCCGGGACCATCCTGGCCGCCGGTGACTCCGTGCCCAGTGACCGGTCGGCGTCCAAGATCGACCTCTACGCCAGCACCGACCGCGGGCAGACCTGGAGCTTCGTCACCAACATCGCCACCGGCGGCCCAGCGTTCTCCACCAACGGCTACACGCCGGTGTGGGAGCCGTTCTTCCTCATGAACGGCAACCGGCTCATCGTCTACTACTCCGACCAGCGCGACACCGCCCACGGCCAGAAGATCGTGCACCAGGTCTCCACGGACGTGCGCACCTGGGGCCCGGTCGTGGACGACGTGGCGATGCCGAACTACGCGGACCGCCCCGGCATGCCGGTGGTCACCCAACTGCCCAACGGCAACTACGTCATGACGCACGAGTACTGCGGCGCACCCGAGGGCGGCTGCTCCGTGTACTACCACATCTCCGCCGACCCCGAGGCGTTCGCCTCCGCCCCCGGCCAGGTGCTGCGGGCGACCGACGGCATCATCCCCAGCGGCGCGCCGTACATCACCTGGCTGCCCGCAGGTGGCCCGAACGGCACCCTCGTCGTCAGCGGCGACACCCAGGACGACCTCTTCGTCAACACCCAGAACGGCGCTGCCGGCGCCTGGACCCATATCCGCTCCAATGTCGCCGGCGGCTACAGCCGCGGCATGCTCCCGCTGCCCGACGGCCATAGCCTGCTGGTGCTCAGCGGCGGGCGCGCACGAAGCACCGGCGTCAACCCGGTGACCTACAGCACCATCGATCTGGGCGGCGGTGTCTCGGACGGCGCGACCTACACCGTGGCGAACGCCAACAGCAATCTGCAGCTCGCCATCGCGGGCGGCTCCACCGCCAACGGCACCTACGCGACCCAGCAGAACGCCGACAACGCCACCGACCAGCAGTGGCGCTTCGTGCAGCAGTCCTCCGGCTACTTCAAGATCTTCAACGTCGCCACGGGCAAGGTCCTGGGCGTGGAGAACCAGTCCACCACCGACGGCGCCAAGATCCTTCAGTGGGACGACAACGGCACCCTCGACCACGAATGGGCCGTCGCCCCGAGCCCCGCGGGCGGCTACACGATCACCAACCGCGTCACCGGCAAGTACCTGGAGATCCCGAACGCCTCCACCGCCACCGGAACCACCGCCGGCCAGTGGAGCGGCACCGGCTGCGCCTGCCAGCGCTGGAACCTCACCCAGACCGCGCTGCCCCCGCTGGGCACCGGGCAGTACGTCCTCGTCAACAAGAACAGCGGCAAGTACCTCGACATCCCCAAGGACTCCACCTCCGCCGGTACGGCCGCCGACCAGTGGCAGAACTCGGCCTGCTTCTGCCAGCTGTTCACCTTCCAGTCCGCGGGCGGCGGAGCCTGGACCGTCAAGGGCGTCAGCAGCAACCTCAACCTCGACATCGGCAGCGGATCCACCGCCGCCGGAGCCGCCGTCGTGCAGAACACGCCCTCCACCGCCGGCTCACAGAAGTGGACCCTCACCGACGCGGGCAATGGCTACTACAAGCTCAAGAACGTCAACAGCGGCCTCGCCGTCGGTGTCGCCCAGTCCTCCACCGCCAATGGCGCATCCGTCATCCAGTGGAACGACCTGAACGTCGACGACCAGCTCTGGAAGATCGTCCGCATCAACTGA
- a CDS encoding ABC transporter permease — MAATITTKNKKESTSTSAGVEGGGASPPPANRMSLRLRLRRDKSLIIMTLPAVALLLVFNYAPLFGLITAFEYYDPLVGVVHSDWAGLDQFRQLFHDPLFWEALRNTLWLSFVQLILFFPVPIGLALLLNTVLSERLRNFIQSVVYLPHFFSWVLAITLFQEMLGGAGVLNHFLAQHDLGPWNIMTNPDTFALLITSQAVWKEAGWGVVVFLAALAAIDQNLYEAAAVDGAGRWRRMWHITLSGMRGVIVLMLVLRLGNALSVGFEQFLIQRNAVGHDTADVLDTFSFYYGIATNNYSYGAAAGLFKSVISLLLIWGANRVAHSFGEDGLYRK; from the coding sequence GTGGCCGCCACGATCACCACCAAGAACAAGAAGGAATCGACGTCGACGTCGGCAGGGGTCGAGGGAGGTGGGGCATCCCCTCCCCCGGCGAACCGCATGAGTCTGCGGTTGCGGCTGCGCCGGGACAAGTCGCTGATCATCATGACCCTGCCGGCGGTCGCGCTGCTGCTGGTGTTCAACTACGCGCCGCTCTTCGGCCTCATCACGGCCTTCGAGTACTACGACCCGCTGGTCGGGGTGGTGCACAGCGACTGGGCCGGACTCGACCAGTTCCGGCAGCTCTTCCACGACCCGCTGTTCTGGGAGGCACTGCGCAACACCCTCTGGCTCAGCTTCGTGCAGCTGATCCTCTTCTTCCCCGTGCCGATCGGGCTGGCGCTGCTGCTCAACACGGTGCTCAGCGAACGGCTGCGGAACTTCATCCAGTCCGTGGTCTACCTGCCCCACTTCTTCTCCTGGGTGCTGGCCATCACCCTCTTCCAGGAGATGCTCGGCGGCGCCGGAGTGCTCAACCACTTCCTCGCCCAGCACGACCTGGGCCCCTGGAACATCATGACCAACCCGGACACCTTCGCGCTGCTGATCACCTCCCAGGCCGTGTGGAAGGAGGCCGGCTGGGGCGTCGTCGTCTTCCTCGCCGCGCTCGCCGCCATCGACCAGAACCTCTACGAGGCGGCCGCCGTCGACGGCGCGGGCCGCTGGCGCCGGATGTGGCACATCACCCTCTCCGGGATGCGCGGGGTCATCGTGCTGATGCTCGTGCTGCGCCTGGGGAACGCCCTGTCCGTCGGCTTCGAGCAGTTCCTGATCCAGCGCAACGCCGTCGGCCACGACACCGCCGACGTGCTGGACACCTTCTCCTTCTACTACGGCATCGCCACCAACAACTACAGCTACGGCGCCGCCGCCGGACTGTTCAAGAGCGTGATCTCGCTGCTCCTGATCTGGGGCGCCAACAGGGTCGCGCACTCCTTCGGTGAGGACGGGTTGTATCGCAAATGA
- a CDS encoding fumarylacetoacetate hydrolase family protein, whose product MIRTSLDTFTPMGPTWSPLTRWVRGSARTALIGGGCAAAARPGANLIRYVPGLLSYASSALRLLPGDVVSTGTLAGAGEVRDGQRIVVDIGPVDRLAEPPRRRRLRRRR is encoded by the coding sequence TTGATCCGCACATCCCTCGACACGTTCACCCCCATGGGACCCACCTGGTCACCCCTGACGAGGTGGGTCCGCGGAAGCGCTCGAACTGCGCTGATCGGTGGAGGGTGCGCTGCGGCAGCGCGCCCGGGTGCGAACCTCATCCGGTACGTCCCCGGGCTGCTGTCGTACGCCTCCAGCGCGCTGCGGTTGCTGCCGGGTGACGTGGTCTCCACCGGCACGCTCGCCGGAGCCGGTGAGGTTCGCGACGGTCAGCGCATCGTCGTGGACATCGGTCCGGTCGACCGGCTCGCTGAGCCGCCGCGCCGGCGACGACTGCGCAGGCGCAGATGA
- a CDS encoding beta-galactosidase — translation MTGQLTRRLGGLAFGGDYNPEQWDAGVWKEDDLLMRQARVNLATVGVFSWALLEPEEGRYEFGWLDAQLDRLHANGVAVDLATPTASPPPWFTLAHPDAMPVAPEGARLVHGSRDTYCLAAPAYRQASRRIATALAERYGNHPATSLWHVHNEYATVCVCDHVAEGFRRWLQHRYGSLDAVNSAWGTAFWSQHYGSWQEILPPRATQWHRNPAQVIDFRRYWSDEALAAYREQRDAIRAHSDRPVTTNLMLPGYQNLDLWAFGREVDFVGIDHYPDAPGLDAAADIAFGGDRARSFGGGKPWLLIEQGPSTIYAGDRTLPKEPGEMLRHSLQHLAHGSDGVLFFQWRQPRAGAEIWHSALVPHTGPESRIFREAVQVGEAVARLGELAGSRITAEAAVLHDADAWWGLDSQGLPSSELDYRGTLRRAHRALWDAGVTVDFAHPEADLTQYRLVVAPALYLMSDAAAENLREYVRQGGVLLVQYFSDVVDQCHRARLGGYPAAPLREALGVRVEEHRPLAAGAEITLSDGSSGSVWSEYLGASGAVKAVAEYPDGLPALTRHGFGTGTGWYLSTRLDDRAYTALVGRLLGEAGVRPVLPDLPEGAEAVVRRAEDGREWLFLLHHGSGRPWRVTVSGHELLTDRPVPETGLNLHPGATAVVRLRA, via the coding sequence GTGACCGGGCAGCTGACCCGCCGCCTCGGCGGCCTCGCCTTCGGCGGGGACTACAACCCCGAGCAGTGGGACGCGGGTGTGTGGAAGGAGGACGACCTGCTGATGCGTCAGGCGCGGGTCAACCTCGCCACCGTCGGCGTCTTTTCCTGGGCGCTGCTCGAGCCCGAGGAAGGCCGGTACGAATTCGGCTGGCTGGACGCCCAGTTGGATCGGCTGCACGCCAACGGCGTCGCCGTCGACCTGGCCACCCCGACCGCGTCCCCGCCGCCTTGGTTCACCTTGGCCCACCCCGACGCCATGCCGGTCGCCCCCGAGGGCGCTCGGCTCGTCCACGGCAGCCGCGACACCTACTGCCTGGCCGCCCCCGCCTACCGCCAGGCCTCGCGGCGGATCGCCACCGCCCTGGCCGAGCGCTACGGGAACCACCCGGCCACCTCGCTCTGGCACGTCCACAACGAGTACGCCACAGTATGCGTCTGCGACCACGTGGCAGAAGGGTTCCGGCGCTGGCTGCAGCACCGGTACGGCAGTCTCGACGCCGTCAACTCAGCCTGGGGGACGGCTTTCTGGAGCCAGCACTACGGCAGCTGGCAGGAGATCCTGCCGCCCCGGGCCACCCAGTGGCACCGAAACCCGGCGCAGGTCATCGACTTCCGCCGCTACTGGTCCGACGAGGCCTTGGCCGCCTACCGCGAACAGCGCGACGCCATCCGCGCCCACAGCGACCGGCCGGTCACCACCAACCTGATGCTGCCCGGCTACCAGAACCTCGATCTGTGGGCCTTCGGCCGCGAGGTCGACTTCGTCGGCATCGACCATTACCCGGACGCCCCGGGTTTGGACGCCGCCGCCGACATCGCCTTCGGCGGCGACCGGGCCCGCTCCTTCGGCGGCGGCAAGCCCTGGCTGCTGATCGAGCAGGGCCCCAGCACCATCTATGCCGGGGACCGCACCCTGCCCAAAGAGCCCGGGGAGATGCTGCGGCACTCGCTCCAGCACCTCGCACACGGCTCCGACGGCGTGCTCTTCTTCCAGTGGCGGCAGCCCCGGGCCGGAGCCGAGATCTGGCACTCCGCACTCGTCCCGCACACCGGACCGGAGTCCAGGATCTTCCGCGAGGCCGTACAGGTCGGCGAGGCCGTCGCCCGACTCGGCGAGCTGGCAGGTTCCCGGATCACCGCCGAAGCAGCCGTCCTCCACGACGCGGACGCCTGGTGGGGCCTGGACAGCCAGGGGTTGCCCTCCTCCGAACTGGACTATCGCGGCACTCTGCGCCGCGCCCATCGCGCCCTGTGGGACGCCGGCGTTACCGTCGACTTCGCCCACCCGGAGGCCGACCTGACGCAGTACCGGCTGGTCGTCGCCCCGGCGCTGTACTTGATGTCGGACGCGGCGGCGGAGAATCTGCGGGAGTACGTGCGGCAGGGCGGCGTACTGCTCGTCCAGTACTTCAGTGACGTCGTCGACCAGTGTCACCGGGCCCGCCTCGGCGGCTACCCTGCCGCGCCGCTGCGCGAGGCCCTGGGTGTTCGGGTGGAGGAGCACCGGCCGCTGGCCGCCGGTGCCGAGATCACCCTCTCCGATGGGTCGTCAGGTTCCGTGTGGAGTGAGTACCTCGGCGCCTCGGGAGCCGTAAAGGCCGTGGCAGAGTACCCGGACGGCCTGCCGGCGCTCACCCGGCACGGCTTCGGTACAGGCACCGGCTGGTACCTGTCCACGCGCCTGGACGACCGGGCCTATACCGCGCTGGTGGGCCGCCTGCTCGGGGAGGCTGGGGTGCGGCCCGTCCTCCCCGATCTCCCAGAGGGGGCCGAGGCTGTCGTCCGCCGTGCCGAGGACGGCCGAGAGTGGCTGTTCCTGCTGCACCACGGCAGCGGACGGCCGTGGCGGGTCACGGTGAGCGGGCACGAACTGCTGACCGACCGTCCGGTGCCGGAGACCGGACTGAACCTGCACCCGGGTGCGACAGCCGTGGTGCGTCTGCGTGCTTAG